A genomic window from Trueperella bialowiezensis includes:
- a CDS encoding type II toxin-antitoxin system PemK/MazF family toxin, which produces MDRSMWSNLKRITRRLTSLASPPPRKPGTSRAPKRAASPSPQHSASPFPGPHEKAVEYDVARFGLPDFEYEPVRNGAPDPGEVVWTWVPFDENDGRRKDRPVLVVADTEEHVIFAQMTSKDKTPAASREAKHGRYWMDIGTGGWDPRRRPSEVRLDRLLVAHGSQIRREGSYVRKDIFDDVVRAIKNVHS; this is translated from the coding sequence GTGGACAGATCAATGTGGTCGAATCTGAAGAGAATCACCCGGCGGCTCACGTCACTCGCCAGCCCGCCACCTCGCAAGCCTGGCACCTCACGAGCACCCAAGCGTGCTGCTTCACCATCTCCTCAGCACAGCGCCTCACCGTTTCCGGGGCCGCACGAGAAAGCGGTGGAATACGACGTCGCACGCTTCGGCCTGCCCGACTTCGAATACGAACCCGTTCGCAACGGGGCGCCTGATCCTGGCGAAGTTGTGTGGACGTGGGTGCCGTTTGACGAAAACGACGGGCGTAGAAAAGATCGCCCGGTGCTCGTCGTCGCCGACACGGAAGAGCACGTCATTTTTGCGCAAATGACGTCGAAAGACAAAACGCCAGCCGCCAGCAGGGAGGCCAAGCACGGCCGGTATTGGATGGACATCGGAACAGGCGGCTGGGATCCACGCAGGCGACCCTCCGAGGTGCGGCTCGATCGCCTGCTTGTAGCTCACGGCAGCCAGATTCGCCGGGAAGGCTCCTATGTGCGTAAAGATATTTTTGACGACGTCGTGCGCGCCATCAAGAATGTGCATAGCTGA
- the pntB gene encoding Re/Si-specific NAD(P)(+) transhydrogenase subunit beta gives MDLVTMEMPIEIRFQTLAYIAAAVLFILALAGLSKQTTAKAGNRLGMVGMGVALFATIWVVLANVQGNAALAAILIILALAIGAGVGIPVARRVEMTQMPELIALLHSFVGLAAVIVGYNSFILEPGRDSIYNAFHMGEVGLAVFIGAVTFTGSIVAFAKLSGKVSGAPLVLPARHWLNGGAIVISIVLIVWFAHTRSLGSGFIPLILLTIIALALGVHLVAAIGGGDMPVVVSMLNSYSGWAAAMAGFTLNNYLLIITGALVGSSGAYLSYIMSKAMNRSFVSVILGGFGSDGTISGEAKDYGTHTETDAQEVAEMLKGAKKVVITPGYGMAVAQAQYPVASMTEKLRASGVDVTFAIHPVAGRLPGHMNVLLAEANVPYDIVYEMDEVNDEMGEADVVLVIGANDTVNPAAEEPGSPIAGMPVIKVWEADKVIVFKRSMGNAGYAGVQNPLFFNDNTQMLLGDAKDSVEQINSYL, from the coding sequence ATGGATCTAGTTACTATGGAAATGCCGATTGAGATTCGCTTCCAAACGCTGGCATACATTGCGGCAGCCGTTCTCTTCATTCTTGCTTTAGCGGGGCTGTCCAAGCAGACGACGGCGAAGGCCGGCAACCGCCTCGGCATGGTCGGCATGGGCGTGGCGCTCTTTGCCACGATCTGGGTAGTTCTTGCCAACGTGCAAGGCAACGCCGCTCTGGCCGCGATCCTTATCATTCTGGCTCTGGCGATCGGTGCGGGCGTGGGGATACCGGTTGCCCGCCGCGTCGAGATGACGCAGATGCCGGAACTGATCGCGCTGTTGCACTCGTTCGTCGGCCTTGCCGCCGTGATCGTGGGGTACAACTCGTTCATCCTTGAACCTGGCCGGGATTCCATCTACAACGCTTTCCACATGGGCGAGGTGGGTCTGGCCGTCTTCATCGGCGCTGTCACGTTCACAGGATCGATCGTGGCGTTCGCCAAGCTATCCGGAAAAGTCTCCGGCGCTCCGCTCGTGCTGCCGGCGCGACATTGGCTCAACGGTGGAGCAATCGTTATCTCGATTGTGCTCATTGTCTGGTTCGCACACACGCGCTCCCTAGGCTCGGGTTTCATCCCGCTCATTTTGCTGACAATCATTGCACTAGCACTGGGCGTACATTTGGTGGCTGCGATCGGCGGGGGAGACATGCCCGTCGTCGTGTCGATGCTCAACTCGTATTCGGGCTGGGCTGCCGCGATGGCCGGCTTCACCCTGAACAATTACCTGCTTATTATTACCGGTGCGCTCGTTGGTTCGTCGGGTGCCTACCTGTCGTACATTATGAGCAAGGCGATGAACCGCTCGTTCGTCTCTGTGATCCTCGGCGGTTTCGGCTCGGATGGCACGATCTCGGGCGAAGCGAAGGACTACGGCACGCATACGGAAACCGATGCGCAAGAAGTCGCTGAGATGCTCAAGGGTGCCAAGAAGGTCGTCATCACCCCCGGCTACGGCATGGCCGTCGCCCAAGCTCAGTACCCGGTGGCGTCAATGACGGAAAAGCTACGAGCAAGTGGCGTGGACGTCACGTTCGCCATCCACCCGGTGGCAGGCCGCCTGCCCGGGCACATGAACGTGCTCCTTGCCGAAGCTAACGTCCCTTACGACATCGTGTACGAAATGGACGAAGTGAACGACGAGATGGGTGAGGCCGACGTCGTGCTCGTCATCGGTGCTAACGACACGGTCAACCCTGCAGCTGAAGAACCCGGTTCGCCGATCGCTGGCATGCCAGTGATTAAGGTCTGGGAAGCAGACAAAGTGATCGTGTTCAAGCGGTCTATGGGCAACGCAGGCTATGCCGGCGTGCAAAACCCGCTGTTCTTTAACGACAACACGCAGATGTTGCTCGGCGACGCCAAAGACTCGGTGGAGCAGATCAACAGCTACCTGTAA
- the lepA gene encoding translation elongation factor 4 encodes MPVSNVAELKEIQPSATDQSRIRNFCIIAHIDHGKSTLADRMLQLTDIVSDREMRAQYLDRMDIERERGITIKSQAVRMPWSVDGEAYVLNMIDTPGHVDFAYEVSRSLAACEGAILLVDAAQGIEAQTLANLYMAIENDLTIIPVLNKIDLPAANPDKYAAEIGGLLGVDPSEVLRVSGKTGEGVEDLLNRIIEEIPAPSGDPAGEPRAMIFDSVYDSYRGVVTYVRVVDGALAPRQRVQMMSTHTDHELLEIGVISPEPKPAAGLGAGEVGYLITGVKEVRQSRVGDTVTDARKPADTPLAGYRDPKPMVFSGIYPIDGSDYPALRDALDKLKLNDAALTYEPENSVALGFGYRCGFLGLLHLEIITERLSREFDLDLIATAPSVIYRVIAEGGHEHVVSNPSEFPEGKIQTIYEPMVNATILTPSSYVGATMDLCQQRRGSMQGMDYLSEDRVELRYRLPLAEIVTDFFDQLKSRTRGYASLDYKEEGEQEADLVKVDILLNGEKVDAFSAIVHRDDAYRYGVEMTGKLKELIPRQQFEIPVQAAIGSRIIARETIRALRKDMLAKCYGGDISRKRKLLEKQKEGKKRMKSIGRVDVPQEAFVAALSSDMPESKKK; translated from the coding sequence GTGCCAGTTTCGAACGTTGCTGAGCTGAAAGAGATTCAGCCCTCTGCGACTGACCAGTCGAGGATCCGCAATTTCTGCATCATCGCGCATATTGACCACGGCAAGTCAACCCTTGCCGATCGGATGCTGCAGCTGACCGACATCGTCTCTGATCGGGAAATGCGCGCGCAGTACCTGGATCGGATGGACATCGAACGCGAACGCGGTATCACGATCAAATCGCAGGCAGTGCGCATGCCATGGTCGGTGGATGGCGAAGCCTACGTGCTCAACATGATCGACACGCCAGGCCACGTCGATTTCGCCTACGAGGTCTCACGTTCGCTTGCCGCTTGCGAGGGCGCCATTTTGCTCGTCGACGCCGCCCAGGGCATCGAAGCACAGACGCTGGCAAATCTTTACATGGCGATCGAAAACGACCTCACCATTATTCCCGTGCTCAACAAGATCGACCTGCCAGCTGCCAATCCGGACAAATACGCGGCAGAAATCGGCGGTCTGCTTGGTGTGGATCCGAGCGAGGTGCTACGAGTATCGGGCAAGACTGGCGAGGGCGTTGAAGACTTGCTGAACCGGATTATCGAGGAAATCCCTGCACCATCCGGCGATCCTGCAGGCGAGCCACGAGCCATGATTTTCGATTCTGTATATGACTCCTACCGCGGTGTTGTCACGTACGTGCGAGTGGTGGACGGCGCGTTGGCACCCCGCCAGCGGGTACAAATGATGTCCACGCACACCGATCACGAACTGTTGGAAATCGGGGTCATCTCTCCAGAGCCAAAACCGGCTGCTGGGCTGGGCGCGGGCGAAGTGGGATACCTGATCACGGGCGTGAAAGAAGTGCGCCAGTCGCGCGTGGGCGATACGGTCACGGACGCCCGCAAGCCAGCTGACACCCCACTTGCCGGATACCGGGATCCCAAACCGATGGTGTTTTCCGGAATCTACCCGATCGACGGCTCCGACTATCCGGCTCTTCGCGACGCCCTCGACAAGCTCAAGCTCAACGACGCCGCCCTGACCTACGAGCCGGAAAACTCAGTCGCGCTGGGCTTCGGCTACCGCTGCGGCTTCCTCGGCCTGCTCCACCTGGAGATCATCACCGAGCGTCTGTCCCGCGAATTCGATCTTGATCTCATTGCGACCGCACCATCGGTCATCTACCGGGTGATTGCAGAGGGCGGCCACGAACACGTGGTGTCCAACCCGTCGGAGTTCCCGGAAGGCAAGATTCAAACAATCTACGAGCCGATGGTCAACGCTACGATTTTGACGCCGTCGTCGTACGTGGGCGCAACGATGGACCTGTGCCAGCAGCGCCGTGGTTCCATGCAGGGCATGGACTATCTGTCTGAAGATCGGGTGGAGCTACGCTACCGCCTGCCACTGGCGGAGATCGTCACTGACTTTTTCGACCAGCTCAAATCCCGCACACGCGGCTACGCCTCGCTTGACTACAAGGAAGAGGGCGAACAAGAGGCCGATTTGGTCAAGGTTGACATCTTGCTCAACGGTGAAAAGGTCGATGCGTTCTCCGCGATCGTGCATCGCGACGACGCCTACCGCTACGGCGTGGAAATGACCGGCAAACTCAAGGAACTCATTCCACGCCAGCAGTTTGAGATCCCGGTCCAAGCTGCGATCGGCAGCCGCATTATTGCTCGCGAAACGATTCGCGCCCTGCGTAAAGACATGTTGGCAAAGTGCTATGGCGGCGACATTTCGCGTAAGCGTAAGCTGTTAGAAAAGCAGAAGGAAGGAAAGAAGCGCATGAAGTCGATTGGGCGCGTAGACGTGCCGCAAGAGGCGTTCGTGGCAGCGCTTTCCTCGGACATGCCGGAGTCGAAGAAGAAATGA
- the holA gene encoding DNA polymerase III subunit delta, whose protein sequence is MVEVELAPIMLIKSGEDVLGDRAVRSIRTRLRERDPNTDLVDIDAAAYAPGDLTVLLSPSLFGEPKAVFVPNLEKLSAPFQNDLLDYLKAPDPESILVLRHNGGARGKKVLDALRKAKVPTVTIAKVKYASEKNKLVMNDVRAAGRRITADAVDALVAAMGSDLRELLAAVSQLLADVDGTINEDHVDTYFAGRVEATAFNVADAVVAGTAGRAVELSRHAIATGNSPVAIVGALAAKFRAMAQVLGQRSARTKVHLKINDWQIKRAKADLRGWNNETLARAIGLIAQADADVKGQSRDPEFAVERAIVNIAKLRTRR, encoded by the coding sequence ATGGTTGAGGTAGAGCTTGCACCGATCATGCTGATCAAAAGTGGGGAAGACGTGCTGGGTGATCGCGCCGTGCGATCCATTCGCACGCGTCTGCGCGAACGCGATCCGAACACGGACCTGGTGGATATCGACGCCGCAGCTTATGCGCCAGGTGATCTCACCGTGCTGCTGAGCCCATCGCTCTTCGGGGAGCCCAAGGCGGTCTTCGTGCCCAACCTAGAAAAGCTCTCCGCACCTTTCCAAAACGACTTGCTGGACTATCTCAAAGCCCCTGATCCTGAGTCGATCCTCGTGCTGCGCCACAACGGGGGAGCACGCGGCAAAAAAGTACTCGACGCGCTTCGCAAAGCCAAGGTCCCCACCGTCACAATCGCGAAAGTGAAATATGCAAGCGAAAAGAACAAGCTCGTCATGAACGACGTGCGCGCAGCAGGACGGCGGATAACAGCCGACGCCGTGGACGCCCTCGTTGCAGCCATGGGATCTGACCTGCGCGAACTGCTTGCCGCCGTGAGCCAACTCCTTGCGGATGTGGACGGCACGATTAACGAAGATCACGTGGATACCTATTTTGCTGGCAGAGTCGAAGCGACGGCGTTCAACGTGGCCGACGCCGTCGTCGCAGGAACCGCAGGCCGCGCCGTTGAACTGTCACGGCACGCGATCGCTACCGGTAACTCGCCGGTCGCAATCGTTGGGGCGCTTGCCGCGAAGTTCCGCGCAATGGCCCAAGTGCTTGGCCAGAGATCGGCACGAACCAAAGTGCACCTGAAGATTAACGACTGGCAGATCAAACGAGCAAAAGCTGACTTGCGTGGATGGAACAACGAAACTCTCGCCCGCGCAATCGGACTGATCGCGCAAGCAGATGCGGACGTGAAAGGCCAATCACGCGATCCGGAATTTGCAGTCGAACGAGCAATCGTCAACATCGCTAAGCTACGCACCCGTCGGTAA
- the rpsT gene encoding 30S ribosomal protein S20: protein MANIKSQIKRNKTNEKRRLRNKAVKTEVRTLIRKTREAVEAGNVEEAQEGLRVASRKLDKAVSKGVLHRNNAANRKSKLAKLVATLDS from the coding sequence GTGGCAAACATTAAGTCCCAGATTAAGCGGAACAAGACCAACGAGAAGCGCCGCCTGCGCAACAAGGCGGTCAAGACGGAAGTTCGCACCCTCATCCGTAAGACGCGTGAGGCTGTGGAAGCCGGCAACGTTGAGGAAGCCCAGGAAGGCCTGCGTGTTGCAAGCCGTAAGCTTGATAAGGCTGTGTCCAAGGGTGTTCTGCACAGGAACAATGCTGCCAACCGCAAGTCGAAGCTTGCCAAGCTGGTAGCAACTCTCGACAGCTAA
- a CDS encoding ComEC/Rec2 family competence protein — MHDYRLLLPALICWGIAIIKPADYLVLSAIGALVLLAGLLNRRWLLTICGIAVLASCVTGVAHAVVQASDAVTKLATDSATVSVNAVIDSYPRYRNGGYSARANVHTITSGTETHTSTQGVLIRWSESVPHAAALTRGSDFHGTGTLRSLPADFSAVAALELSDVQEVSEPSTTETIRSALKEAVADRPWHAQLIPGVVVGDDTGLPEDATENMRILGLSHLTAVSGSHVSLAIGVVLAIIGRTRPLLAGLVSLLALAGLVELVGAEASVLRAGYMGIFVCIAVAIRRSSSAFPLLCLTVLIVALTDLDLARSLGFQLSAIATGAIIAFGYPLQRHLREHMPSALADVLAISVIAAVATGPLLFRIQEVASLWSAIANALVAPVVAPLTILGMAGALALPVAPFVAVPVLRVCELFTGWMAGVTHVLISFPGSHLPTPVAFAGQVCILAAVVCAIWREKLRMILIAVGVLFCSAALVPFFLRLPVLTPGSAKTSNWEAIQCDVGQGSAFVARRGGRTVLMDVGPEGGNISGCMEAAGIEHLDLLIISHFDADHVRGLEELLATVTVAEVWYSRNLHPHYNSDPAFELLDSSGIQHRSVAPGETYRDDTGETFIDVVGPRITTGAVTSTNADSLVVVMNTDSHRVLVLSDAPYERQVTLTGVVHDIDVVIAGHHGAADQSPELAESLNPRISLFSVGENDYGHPTERALEIWDAPIVARTDQCGMITLTAQSVISGC; from the coding sequence GTGCACGATTACCGCCTCCTTCTTCCGGCGCTGATCTGCTGGGGTATTGCCATCATCAAGCCAGCAGATTACCTCGTGCTGAGTGCGATTGGCGCGCTTGTTTTGCTCGCCGGGCTGCTCAATAGGCGCTGGCTGTTAACAATCTGCGGGATAGCGGTTTTAGCATCTTGTGTGACGGGCGTGGCTCACGCCGTGGTCCAAGCTAGCGACGCCGTCACGAAACTTGCCACCGACAGCGCCACGGTGAGCGTCAACGCTGTCATTGACTCCTATCCGCGCTATCGCAACGGCGGCTACTCAGCCCGCGCCAACGTGCATACCATCACGTCTGGCACCGAGACCCACACGTCCACCCAGGGGGTTCTCATCAGGTGGTCTGAATCCGTGCCACATGCCGCAGCCCTCACCCGTGGCAGCGACTTCCACGGAACAGGCACCCTGCGATCTTTGCCTGCAGACTTTTCCGCGGTGGCCGCACTGGAACTCAGCGACGTGCAGGAGGTGAGCGAGCCGAGCACGACCGAGACGATCCGAAGTGCACTCAAAGAAGCGGTAGCTGATAGACCCTGGCACGCCCAGCTCATCCCCGGTGTCGTCGTCGGAGACGACACCGGCCTACCGGAAGACGCCACTGAGAACATGCGAATCCTCGGCCTGTCACACTTGACCGCCGTATCCGGCTCGCACGTCTCGTTAGCCATCGGCGTCGTCCTCGCCATCATCGGACGCACACGCCCCCTACTTGCCGGCCTCGTCAGTTTGCTCGCACTTGCCGGCCTTGTTGAACTCGTCGGAGCAGAAGCCTCAGTTCTGCGCGCCGGATACATGGGAATATTCGTCTGCATCGCGGTGGCGATTCGCCGATCAAGTTCCGCATTTCCGCTCCTGTGCCTGACCGTACTGATCGTCGCACTTACCGATCTCGACCTTGCTCGCAGCCTCGGCTTCCAACTATCCGCCATCGCAACCGGCGCCATCATCGCCTTTGGATACCCACTGCAACGCCACCTGCGTGAACACATGCCGTCCGCGCTCGCGGACGTACTCGCAATATCCGTCATTGCCGCGGTAGCGACTGGGCCACTGCTTTTCCGTATCCAAGAGGTTGCCTCGCTTTGGTCTGCGATCGCGAACGCGCTTGTGGCCCCGGTGGTTGCGCCCTTGACAATCCTGGGCATGGCTGGGGCACTCGCACTGCCCGTTGCACCATTCGTAGCAGTGCCAGTGCTCCGAGTCTGTGAATTATTTACCGGATGGATGGCAGGAGTTACTCACGTACTCATTTCCTTCCCGGGTTCACATCTACCTACGCCAGTCGCATTCGCGGGCCAGGTGTGCATCCTCGCTGCTGTTGTGTGCGCTATCTGGCGTGAAAAACTTCGCATGATCCTTATCGCCGTCGGCGTGCTTTTTTGCTCAGCAGCTTTAGTGCCATTCTTTCTTCGCCTGCCGGTGTTGACCCCCGGCAGTGCAAAGACGTCAAACTGGGAAGCAATCCAGTGTGACGTCGGCCAAGGCTCAGCGTTCGTTGCTCGCCGCGGCGGACGGACAGTGCTCATGGACGTTGGGCCAGAAGGCGGAAACATTTCGGGATGCATGGAGGCCGCGGGTATCGAGCATCTCGATCTGCTGATCATTAGCCATTTTGATGCTGATCACGTACGCGGGCTAGAAGAACTGCTGGCTACAGTGACCGTGGCCGAAGTCTGGTATTCACGCAACCTGCATCCGCATTACAATTCCGATCCAGCCTTCGAGTTGCTCGATAGCTCCGGGATTCAGCATCGGTCGGTCGCGCCGGGGGAGACGTATCGCGATGATACTGGCGAAACGTTTATCGACGTCGTCGGGCCCAGAATAACGACGGGCGCGGTAACCAGTACGAATGCCGACTCGCTCGTCGTCGTCATGAACACTGATTCGCACCGGGTGCTCGTCCTATCGGATGCTCCCTATGAACGCCAGGTCACGTTAACGGGTGTCGTCCACGATATTGACGTGGTTATTGCCGGCCATCACGGAGCAGCGGATCAAAGCCCAGAACTAGCCGAATCACTCAATCCGCGAATCTCACTATTTTCCGTGGGGGAGAACGACTATGGGCATCCGACCGAGCGAGCCCTCGAGATATGGGACGCTCCCATCGTGGCGCGCACGGATCAGTGCGGAATGATCACGTTGACGGCGCAGTCGGTCATCTCTGGATGTTAA
- a CDS encoding ComEA family DNA-binding protein — protein MTSPPPRRTPTRRSPRVRHNGGQWGKAQSFARQALRAGAGDDVGSLTTSATAEAEPVRRRFVLDGRSLRLVAIFLTVLTLSAIIAALSSRSVNVSAIPPKDESQTAPVRVEATPDPATSETSNAPGSESDGEASSSEVVVHVSGAVRSPGVVTLQGAVRVVDAVDAAGGASDDADLSAINLAQRIEDGSHVHVPAQGEAGPGGVVSGSATDHGQGTDGAGNAGGSAGKEKVNVNTASQAELETIPGIGPVTAQAIIAWRDEHGNFRSVDELTEVSGIGPKTLERLRDHVRVS, from the coding sequence ATGACATCTCCACCTCCGCGCCGAACCCCCACCCGCAGATCGCCTCGCGTGCGTCACAATGGTGGCCAGTGGGGGAAAGCGCAGAGTTTTGCCCGCCAGGCACTGCGTGCCGGTGCTGGCGACGACGTCGGCTCGCTGACCACTAGCGCTACGGCCGAAGCTGAGCCTGTGCGGAGGCGTTTTGTGCTCGACGGGCGTTCGCTACGGCTGGTTGCGATATTTCTGACCGTTCTTACTCTGTCTGCCATTATTGCCGCGCTGTCGTCGCGCTCGGTCAACGTTTCTGCCATCCCGCCGAAAGACGAGAGCCAAACCGCGCCGGTGCGGGTAGAAGCAACGCCAGATCCGGCCACCAGTGAGACCTCCAATGCGCCGGGTAGCGAATCTGACGGCGAGGCTAGCTCGAGTGAGGTTGTCGTCCACGTGTCCGGTGCGGTGCGCAGCCCGGGCGTCGTCACGTTGCAGGGGGCTGTGCGCGTGGTCGATGCCGTTGACGCCGCTGGGGGAGCCAGCGACGACGCCGATCTATCGGCCATCAATCTCGCTCAACGTATCGAGGATGGAAGTCATGTTCACGTGCCCGCTCAGGGAGAAGCAGGCCCGGGCGGAGTGGTCTCCGGGAGCGCAACAGATCACGGTCAAGGAACAGACGGAGCAGGTAACGCTGGCGGTAGCGCGGGCAAGGAAAAGGTTAATGTCAACACCGCATCGCAGGCGGAACTCGAAACAATACCCGGCATAGGGCCGGTGACCGCACAGGCTATTATCGCTTGGCGCGATGAACACGGGAATTTTCGCTCCGTTGACGAACTGACGGAAGTAAGCGGAATTGGGCCGAAAACACTGGAACGCTTGCGAGACCACGTGCGGGTGTCCTAG
- a CDS encoding ABC transporter ATP-binding protein yields the protein MNSLTIKADSLVQGYGRKEVLHSLTFALSGAKLVGLLGPNGAGKSTLIKTLTTQYSPQAGELSVLGVDVRDKASVRVLRKSIGYLPQNHQADMSFTTQEFVEYALWMREYNGSLIGAAQEALEKVELTDEASTRLSKLSGGMYQRAGIAAALAGQPPLLVLDEPTVGLDPKQRSQFRRLLRSLSNSLCILSTHLVEDVHVLADDLIVMNNGSISYCGPSTFPASNSIEELEKHYEQLLG from the coding sequence ATGAATAGTTTAACCATCAAAGCCGACAGCCTTGTGCAAGGCTACGGGAGAAAAGAGGTTTTACACTCATTAACGTTTGCACTCTCCGGGGCGAAATTGGTCGGCCTCTTGGGCCCTAACGGTGCAGGCAAGTCAACGTTAATTAAAACGCTCACCACACAGTATTCTCCGCAGGCCGGCGAGCTTAGTGTGTTAGGCGTTGACGTTCGTGACAAGGCGAGCGTACGCGTGCTACGCAAGTCAATCGGTTACTTGCCGCAGAATCATCAGGCGGATATGTCGTTCACTACCCAAGAATTTGTTGAGTATGCGCTGTGGATGCGTGAGTACAACGGTTCCCTCATTGGCGCAGCCCAAGAAGCGTTAGAAAAGGTGGAGCTGACCGACGAGGCTAGCACCAGGCTGTCAAAGCTCTCTGGGGGCATGTATCAGCGAGCAGGAATTGCTGCTGCATTAGCCGGACAGCCACCCTTACTTGTCCTTGATGAGCCGACTGTGGGACTCGATCCGAAGCAACGCTCGCAATTCCGCCGCTTGCTTCGTTCACTTTCCAACTCACTGTGCATTTTAAGCACACATCTCGTCGAAGATGTTCATGTACTAGCCGATGATCTCATTGTTATGAACAATGGATCGATCAGCTATTGTGGACCATCAACGTTCCCGGCTTCAAATAGCATTGAAGAGCTGGAGAAGCATTATGAGCAACTTCTCGGCTAG
- a CDS encoding Re/Si-specific NAD(P)(+) transhydrogenase subunit alpha, with product MRIGVPREPAGQALVAASPDTVGKLVKLGYDVAVESGAGVAASFPDSHYADAGALITNKEEVWAADIVTAIDAPGQTELDLMRRGATLIARMSPRSNEALLGELSSRGITGLAMDMVPRISRAQSMDVLSSLANVGGYRAVIEAANQFGRVFSGQVTAAGKVPPATVYVIGAGVAGLAAIGTAKSMGAIVKATDVRAETAEQVESMGAQFVEIPVAAQESADGYAKEMGEEQARAAEKLYAQQAAEADIVITTAAIPGKRSPILLTADAVANMKPGSVVVDMGAGNGGNVVGSQPDEVVVTDNGVTIIGYTELACRLPSQASQLFGQNVVNFFKLTTPGKDGNLHLDLDDEIVRQMLVTLEDQIMFPPPPVQVSAAPASPPPAQPQPEAVPPQQEKSWLAKHWWKLAAVAIFAWLILSAPPGMDGSFMVFILAVVVGFYVITAVTHSLHTPLMSVTNAISGIIVVGGLLQIGSDNVAVQILAFLAVAVGSINIFGGFTVTERMLKMFHRS from the coding sequence GTGCGGATAGGTGTACCCCGCGAGCCTGCAGGGCAGGCTCTCGTTGCCGCGTCTCCCGATACGGTAGGGAAATTAGTCAAACTCGGCTACGACGTCGCTGTCGAAAGTGGCGCTGGCGTGGCTGCGAGTTTCCCTGATTCTCATTATGCCGACGCCGGGGCGCTGATCACGAATAAGGAAGAAGTATGGGCGGCAGATATCGTCACGGCGATTGACGCTCCCGGGCAGACAGAACTTGATCTCATGCGGCGCGGTGCCACGCTGATCGCACGCATGTCGCCGCGCAGTAACGAAGCGCTGCTAGGCGAGCTGTCGAGCCGGGGGATTACCGGTTTGGCGATGGATATGGTGCCGCGTATTTCCCGTGCGCAGTCGATGGACGTGCTGTCCTCGCTGGCGAACGTGGGCGGCTACCGTGCTGTCATCGAGGCAGCGAACCAGTTTGGACGAGTGTTCTCCGGGCAGGTGACCGCCGCGGGTAAAGTGCCGCCAGCAACCGTCTATGTGATCGGCGCAGGCGTTGCCGGCCTGGCCGCCATCGGTACGGCAAAATCGATGGGTGCCATCGTCAAGGCCACCGATGTGCGTGCCGAAACCGCCGAACAAGTGGAATCGATGGGCGCACAGTTCGTTGAAATTCCGGTGGCAGCACAAGAATCCGCAGACGGCTACGCGAAAGAAATGGGCGAAGAACAAGCCCGCGCAGCTGAAAAGCTATACGCACAGCAAGCCGCCGAGGCAGACATCGTCATCACCACGGCCGCTATTCCGGGCAAGCGTTCCCCAATCCTGCTCACCGCCGACGCGGTTGCAAACATGAAGCCGGGCTCCGTCGTTGTTGATATGGGCGCCGGAAACGGCGGGAACGTCGTCGGCTCGCAGCCTGACGAGGTGGTCGTCACCGACAACGGCGTAACCATCATCGGATACACCGAGCTCGCCTGCCGCCTGCCCAGCCAGGCCTCGCAGCTCTTCGGCCAGAACGTCGTCAACTTCTTCAAGCTCACGACGCCGGGCAAAGACGGCAACCTCCACCTCGATCTGGATGATGAGATCGTACGGCAAATGCTCGTCACGCTGGAGGATCAGATCATGTTCCCGCCGCCGCCAGTCCAAGTGTCGGCCGCACCGGCGAGCCCGCCGCCCGCCCAGCCGCAACCTGAGGCTGTTCCGCCACAGCAGGAAAAGTCCTGGCTTGCTAAACACTGGTGGAAGCTCGCCGCCGTAGCGATCTTCGCCTGGCTTATCCTGTCGGCCCCACCGGGCATGGATGGCAGCTTCATGGTCTTCATTCTCGCCGTCGTGGTTGGCTTCTACGTCATCACAGCGGTCACCCATTCGCTACACACGCCACTGATGTCAGTGACGAACGCGATCTCGGGAATCATCGTCGTCGGTGGCCTGCTTCAAATCGGCTCCGACAACGTGGCAGTACAAATCCTCGCGTTCCTTGCGGTCGCGGTGGGATCGATCAATATCTTTGGTGGATTCACCGTCACCGAGCGGATGCTCAAGATGTTCCATAGGAGTTAA
- a CDS encoding CsbD family protein yields the protein MGLADDAKNKFEETKGKAKETIGEKTGDDALEFDGKKEQGSAAIKDAVSTVKDEAKKLANKVQEAFSGDDDEDNKAE from the coding sequence ATGGGTCTCGCAGATGACGCGAAGAACAAGTTCGAAGAGACGAAGGGCAAGGCCAAGGAAACCATTGGCGAGAAGACGGGCGATGACGCCCTCGAGTTTGATGGCAAGAAGGAGCAGGGCTCGGCCGCCATCAAGGATGCTGTCTCCACTGTGAAGGACGAGGCGAAGAAGCTGGCCAACAAGGTTCAGGAAGCCTTCTCCGGCGATGATGACGAGGACAACAAGGCAGAGTAA